Proteins encoded together in one Pseudomonas sp. ADAK13 window:
- the ssuD gene encoding FMNH2-dependent alkanesulfonate monooxygenase, protein MDVFWFLPTHGDGHYLGTTQGARPVTLNYLKQVAQAADNLGYHGVLIPTGRSCEDSWVIASALVPLTERLRYLVAIRPGIISPTVSARMAATLDRLSGGRLLINVVTGGDPDENRGDGSFLDHSERYEVTDEFLKIWRRVLQGESVDFEGKHLRVQNAKALYPPVQKPYPPLYFGGSSDAAHDLAAEQVDVYLTWGEPPAAVAEKLADVRERAARHGRTVKFGIRLHVIVRETEEDAWKAAAKLIEHISDETIAAAQKSFSRFDSEGQRRMAALHDGRRDNLEIAPNLWAGVGLVRGGAGTALVGNPEQVAERIKEYADLGIESFIFSGYPHLEEAYRFAELVFPLLPEPYASLAGRGVTNLTGPFGEMIANDVLPAKAQA, encoded by the coding sequence ATGGATGTTTTCTGGTTTCTGCCTACACACGGTGACGGCCATTACCTGGGCACCACCCAAGGCGCTCGCCCGGTCACCCTCAACTATTTGAAACAAGTCGCTCAAGCGGCGGACAACCTCGGCTACCACGGCGTGCTGATCCCCACCGGCCGCTCCTGCGAAGACTCCTGGGTGATCGCCTCGGCGCTGGTGCCATTGACCGAACGCCTGCGTTACCTGGTGGCGATTCGCCCGGGGATCATCTCGCCGACCGTCTCGGCACGCATGGCTGCCACCCTAGACCGCCTGTCCGGTGGCCGCCTGCTGATCAACGTGGTGACCGGCGGCGACCCCGACGAAAACCGCGGCGACGGCAGCTTCCTCGATCACAGCGAACGCTACGAAGTGACCGACGAATTCCTCAAGATCTGGCGCCGCGTGTTGCAGGGCGAATCGGTAGATTTTGAAGGCAAACACCTGCGCGTACAGAACGCCAAGGCACTTTACCCACCGGTGCAGAAGCCATATCCACCGCTGTACTTCGGCGGTTCCTCGGACGCCGCCCACGACCTCGCCGCCGAACAGGTGGATGTGTACCTGACCTGGGGCGAACCACCGGCCGCCGTCGCCGAGAAACTCGCCGACGTACGCGAGCGCGCAGCGCGCCATGGCCGCACCGTCAAGTTCGGGATTCGCCTGCATGTGATCGTGCGCGAAACCGAAGAAGACGCCTGGAAAGCCGCCGCCAAACTGATCGAACACATCAGCGACGAAACCATCGCCGCCGCGCAAAAATCCTTCTCGCGCTTTGACTCCGAAGGTCAGCGCCGCATGGCCGCGCTGCACGACGGGCGTCGCGACAACCTGGAAATCGCCCCCAACCTGTGGGCCGGCGTCGGCCTGGTGCGGGGCGGCGCGGGCACGGCCCTGGTGGGCAACCCTGAGCAAGTCGCCGAGCGGATCAAGGAATACGCGGACCTGGGCATCGAAAGCTTCATCTTCTCCGGCTACCCGCACCTGGAAGAGGCATATCGCTTTGCCGAGCTGGTGTTCCCGCTGCTGCCGGAGCCCTACGCCAGCCTGGCCGGGCGCGGCGTCACCAACCTCACCGGACCGTTCGGCGAAATGATTGCCAACGACGTCCTGCCGGCAAAAGCCCAGGCCTGA
- the msuE gene encoding FMN reductase — MTRPLNVVALSGGTWRPSRTLVLTQAVLAELANQLPIQTTLIELGDIARPLGGALSRQELPADVEAQLQAIEQADLLIVAAPVYRGSYPGLLKHLFDLVDLNALINTPVLLAATGGSERHALVLDHQLRPLFSFFQALTLPIGVYATEADFTDYHITSEPLKARIRLAAERAAPLFAAHPTSLLKIA, encoded by the coding sequence ATGACCCGTCCACTGAATGTCGTTGCCCTCTCCGGCGGAACCTGGCGCCCGTCCCGCACCCTGGTACTGACCCAGGCCGTGCTGGCCGAACTGGCCAATCAATTACCGATCCAGACCACCCTGATTGAACTCGGCGACATTGCCCGGCCGCTGGGCGGCGCACTGTCGCGCCAGGAACTGCCCGCCGACGTCGAAGCCCAACTGCAAGCCATCGAACAGGCCGACCTGCTGATCGTCGCCGCCCCGGTGTATCGCGGCTCCTACCCTGGGCTGCTCAAGCACCTGTTCGACCTGGTCGACCTCAACGCGCTGATCAACACCCCGGTGTTGCTGGCGGCCACCGGCGGCAGCGAACGCCACGCCCTGGTACTCGATCACCAACTGCGCCCGCTGTTTAGTTTCTTCCAGGCCCTGACGTTGCCGATTGGCGTGTACGCCACCGAGGCCGATTTCACCGATTACCACATAACCAGTGAGCCCTTGAAGGCCCGCATTCGCCTTGCTGCAGAACGCGCCGCGCCATTGTTTGCCGCGCATCCCACCTCTCTGCTGAAAATCGCTTAA